The Streptomyces sp. HSG2 genome has a segment encoding these proteins:
- the map gene encoding type I methionyl aminopeptidase: MSGQSLLVPGELSPTRPVPGNIRRPEYVGKSAPTPYTGPEVQTPETIEAMRVAGRIAARAMAEAAKLIAPGVTTDELDRVAHTYMCDHGAYPSTLGYRGFPKSLCASVNEVICHGIPDSTVLRDGDIVNLDVTAYIGGVHGDNNATYLVGEVDEESRLLVERTRESLARAVKAVRPGRRINVIGRVIESYAKRFSYGVVRDFTGHGINSAFHSGLIVPHYDSPHATTLIEPGMTFTIEPMLTLGTHEYDTWDDGWTVVTKDRKRTAQFEHTLVVTDTGAEILTLP, translated from the coding sequence ATGTCTGGCCAGTCGCTGCTCGTCCCAGGGGAGCTGTCTCCCACCCGTCCCGTGCCCGGAAACATCCGCCGGCCCGAGTACGTCGGCAAGTCCGCGCCGACGCCCTACACAGGTCCGGAGGTGCAGACCCCCGAGACGATCGAGGCGATGCGGGTGGCCGGTCGGATCGCGGCGCGGGCGATGGCCGAGGCGGCCAAGCTGATCGCGCCGGGAGTGACCACGGACGAACTGGACCGGGTCGCCCACACCTACATGTGCGACCACGGGGCATACCCCTCCACACTCGGCTACCGGGGCTTTCCCAAGTCGCTCTGCGCGTCGGTGAACGAGGTGATCTGCCACGGCATCCCCGACTCGACGGTCCTCCGCGACGGCGACATCGTCAACCTCGACGTGACCGCCTACATCGGCGGCGTGCACGGCGACAACAACGCCACGTACCTGGTGGGCGAGGTGGACGAGGAGAGCCGGCTCCTGGTGGAGCGGACCCGGGAGTCCCTCGCCCGTGCCGTCAAGGCGGTGCGACCGGGACGCCGGATCAACGTGATCGGTCGCGTCATCGAGTCGTACGCCAAGCGCTTCTCCTACGGTGTGGTGCGGGACTTCACGGGTCACGGGATCAACAGCGCCTTCCACTCGGGGCTGATCGTCCCGCACTACGACAGCCCCCACGCGACCACCCTGATCGAGCCGGGCATGACGTTCACCATCGAGCCGATGTTGACGCTCGGCACCCACGAGTACGACACGTGGGATGACGGTTGGACCGTGGTGACGAAGGACCG